A window from Hemicordylus capensis ecotype Gifberg chromosome 2, rHemCap1.1.pri, whole genome shotgun sequence encodes these proteins:
- the LOC128347538 gene encoding class I histocompatibility antigen, F10 alpha chain-like isoform X1, with protein MVTVPRELLLLLGTIHLLLIPCKGSSSHSVKYFYTALSEPGQGLPQLSILGFVDDQLFVQYDSNTRKYLPQAAWMNKVEEEDPWYFDAQTDLSQRYEVVFRADLVILQNRYNQSGGFHTLQQMYGCELCEDGYKRGFRQLSYDGRDFLSFDKETRTWMANDVPAQESKRRLDKDSDANHYLKSYLEEECIEWLQKYLDYGKETLLRKEPPAVKVTRKAGSDGMETHICRAHGFYPKEIEIDWTKDGEVWTEDTLRESVSPNSDGTYHTWLSVEMDPKDRGRYQCRIRHDSLEEPGYFVWEDSAPLPVGVIVGAILAVAAAVLLVTGIVLYIRKRQQRDYKAALTSDKGSDNSATA; from the exons gctcctcttcccactctgtgaAGTATTTCTACACTGCACTGTCAGAGCCTGGCCAGGGACTGCCCCAGCTCAGCATTCTGGGGTTTGTGGATGACCAGCTCTTTGTTCAGTATGACAGCAACACCAGGAAGTATCTGCCTCAAGCTGCCTGGATGAACAAAGTAGAGGAGGAAGATCCCTGGTACTTTGATGCACAGACTGATCTCTCACAGAGGTATGAGGTGGTGTTCAGAGCAGACCTGGTGATCCTGCAGAATCGCTACAATCAGAGTGGAG GTTTTCACACTTTGCAGCAGATGTACGGCTGTGAGCTATGCGAAGATGGGTACAAAAGAGGATTTCGGCAGCTCAGCTATGATGGGAGGGACTTCCTCAGCTTCGACAAGGAGACCCGCACCTGGATGGCAAATGACGTTCCAGCCCAAGAGAGCAAGAGGAGGTTGGACAAGGACTCGGATGCTAACCATTACCTGAAGTCCTACCTGGAGGAGGAATGCATTGAGTGGCTCCAGAAATACCTGGACTACGGGAAGGAGACGCTGCTGAGGAAAG AGCCCCCAGCAGTGAAGGTGACACGCAAGGCAGGCAGTGACGGCATGGAGACCCACATCTGCCGGGCCCACGGCTTCTACCCCAAGGAGATTGAGATCGACTGGACGAAGGACGGGGAAGTCTGGACTGAGGACACGCTCCGTGAGAGTGTCAGCCCCAACTCGGATGGGACCTACCACACCTGGCTCAGCGTTGAGATGGACCCCAAGGACAGGGGCCGCTACCAGTGCCGCATAAGGCACGACAGCCTGGAGGAGCCTGGATACTTCGTCTGGGAGGACTCTG CCCCTCTGCCTGTGGGAGTCATTGTGGGAGCCAtcttggcagtggcagctgctgttcTGTTGGTGACTGGCATCGTCCTCTACATCA GGAAACGGCAACAGAGAGACTATAAAGCAGCATTAA CAAGCGACAAGGGATCCGACAACTCTGCCACAG CTTGA
- the LOC128347538 gene encoding class I histocompatibility antigen, F10 alpha chain-like isoform X2, with the protein MASLQWHLLSLGAIVLLLESCFGSSSHSVKYFYTALSEPGQGLPQLSILGFVDDQLFVQYDSNTRKYLPQAAWMNKVEEEDPWYFDAQTDLSQRYEVVFRADLVILQNRYNQSGGFHTLQQMYGCELCEDGYKRGFRQLSYDGRDFLSFDKETRTWMANDVPAQESKRRLDKDSDANHYLKSYLEEECIEWLQKYLDYGKETLLRKEPPAVKVTRKAGSDGMETHICRAHGFYPKEIEIDWTKDGEVWTEDTLRESVSPNSDGTYHTWLSVEMDPKDRGRYQCRIRHDSLEEPGYFVWEDSAPLPVGVIVGAILAVAAAVLLVTGIVLYIRKRQQRDYKAALTSDKGSDNSATA; encoded by the exons gctcctcttcccactctgtgaAGTATTTCTACACTGCACTGTCAGAGCCTGGCCAGGGACTGCCCCAGCTCAGCATTCTGGGGTTTGTGGATGACCAGCTCTTTGTTCAGTATGACAGCAACACCAGGAAGTATCTGCCTCAAGCTGCCTGGATGAACAAAGTAGAGGAGGAAGATCCCTGGTACTTTGATGCACAGACTGATCTCTCACAGAGGTATGAGGTGGTGTTCAGAGCAGACCTGGTGATCCTGCAGAATCGCTACAATCAGAGTGGAG GTTTTCACACTTTGCAGCAGATGTACGGCTGTGAGCTATGCGAAGATGGGTACAAAAGAGGATTTCGGCAGCTCAGCTATGATGGGAGGGACTTCCTCAGCTTCGACAAGGAGACCCGCACCTGGATGGCAAATGACGTTCCAGCCCAAGAGAGCAAGAGGAGGTTGGACAAGGACTCGGATGCTAACCATTACCTGAAGTCCTACCTGGAGGAGGAATGCATTGAGTGGCTCCAGAAATACCTGGACTACGGGAAGGAGACGCTGCTGAGGAAAG AGCCCCCAGCAGTGAAGGTGACACGCAAGGCAGGCAGTGACGGCATGGAGACCCACATCTGCCGGGCCCACGGCTTCTACCCCAAGGAGATTGAGATCGACTGGACGAAGGACGGGGAAGTCTGGACTGAGGACACGCTCCGTGAGAGTGTCAGCCCCAACTCGGATGGGACCTACCACACCTGGCTCAGCGTTGAGATGGACCCCAAGGACAGGGGCCGCTACCAGTGCCGCATAAGGCACGACAGCCTGGAGGAGCCTGGATACTTCGTCTGGGAGGACTCTG CCCCTCTGCCTGTGGGAGTCATTGTGGGAGCCAtcttggcagtggcagctgctgttcTGTTGGTGACTGGCATCGTCCTCTACATCA GGAAACGGCAACAGAGAGACTATAAAGCAGCATTAA CAAGCGACAAGGGATCCGACAACTCTGCCACAG CTTGA